In the genome of Dermacentor silvarum isolate Dsil-2018 chromosome 1, BIME_Dsil_1.4, whole genome shotgun sequence, one region contains:
- the LOC119440756 gene encoding ubiquitin-conjugating enzyme E2 Z has translation MAQEREDREDPEPVLMSYLGFWDPMRRLRTQPSPQCLVETRRALADIYLKPVPGTYVVPHEEDVTMIQAVLLGPPGTPYEGGFFWFLMRCPPEYPAKPPQVRLMTTDEGRVRFGPNFNESGMICLSLLGTWPGASWKPAHRIRVVLNALHSLMTTDPYFNEPTLVRRKEPGEASGYNDFIRHETIRVAVCDMVEACLQKNAPYHPHLQVAILKAFKDLYVNYIKIVRGQIHLTGRKMSDPFSARSGRYRYDVLLGRLQELYHRTVCGCRQGSGGVKRS, from the coding sequence ATGGCTCAAGAGCGAGAAGACAGGGAAGACCCGGAACCCGTCTTGATGTCCTACCTGGGCTTCTGGGACCCGATGAGGCGCCTGCGAACGCAGCCGTCCCCCCAGTGCCTCGTGGAGACCCGGCGGGCCCTCGCGGACATCTACCTTAAGCCAGTTCCAGGAACCTATGTCGTACCGCACGAGGAGGATGTTACCATGATCCAGGCGGTGCTGCTGGGACCCCCCGGGACGCCCTACGAGGGTGGATTTTTTTGGTTTCTGATGAGGTGCCCTCCCGAGTACCCCGCGAAGCCTCCGCAGGTGAGGCTCATGACCACGGACGAGGGACGGGTGCGTTTCGGCCCAAACTTCAATGAGAGCGGCATGATTTGCCTCAGCCTCCTCGGCACCTGGCCTGGGGCCAGCTGGAAGCCGGCGCACCGTATTCGCGTCGTGCTGAACGCTCTTCACTCGTTGATGACAACCGACCCGTACTTCAACGAACCCACTCTTGTGAGACGAAAGGAACCGGGCGAGGCTAGCGGTTACAATGACTTCATCCGCCACGAAACCATCCGGGTGGCCGTGTGCGACATGGTCGAAGCTTGCCTTCAGAAGAACGCTCCTTATCACCCGCACCTGCAGGTCGCCATTTTGAAGGCATTCAAGGATCTGTATGTAAACTACATTAAGATAGTTCGAGGTCAGATCCATTTGACTGGACGCAAGATGAGCGACCCGTTCAGCGCCAGGAGTGGAAGGTACAGATACGATGTGCTGCTGGGCCGACTTCAAGAGTTGTACCACCGCACTGTCTGCGGATGCCGTCAAGGCTCTGGTGGAGTCAAGCGCTCGTAA